One segment of Armatimonadota bacterium DNA contains the following:
- a CDS encoding acyltransferase → MMTPNLSGQWAAKLPSRIPSLDGLRAISILLVILGHSVSKLSHPKAYQLLGHFGNLGVKAFFLISGFLITTLLLKEWDKSGGVSLKNFYIRRSLRIFPAFLVYVGVVVVLEARGMITLEPGDVLHALTYTMNYHMTRGWVLNHLWSLSVEEQFYLLWPAVLLLAAPVRAWKFVLAAVAVAPLIRAVMWFGFGAGPTAVSRHFEAVCDALACGCALAFFYNRLGELTWYTRLIHARWYLLIPPALMLIAALGHKIHPWIYYVPGQTLANFGILLLLDRCIRYPEDWFGDLLNWSIFRWVGVISYSLYLWQELFLDYEPEHLGLTLPWNMVLTFAVSAASYYLVEKQFLKLKERATGQAKRQPAT, encoded by the coding sequence ATGATGACACCCAACCTCTCCGGACAGTGGGCCGCGAAACTGCCTAGTCGGATTCCCTCGCTCGATGGGCTGCGCGCCATCAGTATCCTACTGGTGATTCTGGGCCACTCCGTCTCGAAACTCAGCCATCCGAAGGCCTATCAACTGCTGGGCCACTTCGGCAACCTAGGCGTGAAGGCCTTCTTCCTGATTTCCGGATTTCTGATCACCACGCTGCTGCTGAAGGAGTGGGACAAGTCCGGCGGCGTCTCTCTGAAGAACTTCTACATCCGGCGGTCGCTGCGAATCTTCCCCGCGTTCTTGGTGTACGTGGGGGTGGTGGTTGTGTTGGAAGCGCGAGGTATGATCACACTGGAACCCGGCGACGTCCTCCACGCGCTCACCTACACGATGAACTATCACATGACCCGGGGCTGGGTTTTGAACCATCTGTGGTCGCTCTCGGTGGAGGAGCAGTTCTATCTGCTTTGGCCGGCCGTGCTGCTGCTGGCCGCGCCGGTGCGCGCGTGGAAATTCGTCCTGGCTGCGGTGGCCGTGGCGCCGCTGATTCGCGCCGTGATGTGGTTTGGCTTCGGCGCCGGTCCCACCGCGGTCAGCCGTCATTTCGAGGCCGTCTGCGATGCCCTGGCCTGCGGCTGCGCGCTGGCGTTCTTTTATAACCGGCTAGGCGAACTGACGTGGTACACGCGGCTCATTCACGCCCGCTGGTATCTGCTGATTCCGCCCGCGCTGATGCTGATCGCCGCGCTGGGCCACAAGATCCATCCGTGGATCTACTACGTACCGGGCCAGACACTGGCCAATTTCGGAATTCTCCTGCTGCTCGACCGCTGCATCCGCTATCCGGAGGATTGGTTTGGCGATCTGCTCAACTGGTCGATTTTCCGGTGGGTGGGCGTCATCAGCTACTCGTTGTATCTGTGGCAGGAGTTGTTCCTGGACTACGAACCCGAGCACCTGGGCCTGACCTTGCCTTGGAACATGGTGCTCACCTTCGCGGTGAGCGCGGCCAGCTACTACCTGGTAGAGAAGCAATTCTTAAAGCTGAAGGAACGCGCCACCGGCCAGGCCAAGCGCCAGCCCGCAACATGA
- a CDS encoding glycosyltransferase yields MNGEPLRIVQVVETLDVGGLERLAVDLASAQKQAGHLPAIFCVFHPGALAAQAEAAGVPVIAFHKKKGFTWSNIRAMAAELRRLRADVVHTHNSVIHHYGLLAAWRAGVRVTVNTRHGLGVLHSARRQDYYFRATMPWTDRVVTVSEDGREFFVRHRGVPQDICQVIYNGVPLARFLAQPATPGAFRPRLRFGTVGRMVPAKAHDVLIRAFAQVLQHYPQAELHIAGDGTLAAANAALVEQLQLRQSVHLPGITSDPPSFLKDLDVFVLSSISEGMPIVVQEAMAASLPIVSTRIGGVPEMAPEGSVAFYAEPGDAGSLAAAMRQAAASPDLSAMGEAARRIACERFGIEKTQLEYEALFRRLLAR; encoded by the coding sequence ATGAACGGCGAGCCGCTGCGGATCGTCCAGGTGGTCGAGACGCTCGATGTCGGCGGGTTGGAGCGGCTGGCAGTCGATCTGGCAAGCGCTCAGAAACAGGCCGGCCATCTACCCGCCATCTTTTGCGTCTTCCATCCCGGCGCGCTGGCCGCCCAGGCGGAAGCAGCCGGAGTGCCAGTGATCGCGTTTCACAAGAAGAAGGGCTTCACCTGGTCCAACATCCGCGCTATGGCGGCGGAACTGCGTCGGCTGCGCGCCGATGTGGTCCATACCCACAACTCGGTCATCCATCACTACGGCCTGCTGGCGGCGTGGCGTGCTGGCGTGCGCGTTACCGTCAACACGCGGCACGGTCTCGGAGTGCTGCACTCGGCCCGGCGCCAGGACTACTATTTCCGGGCCACCATGCCGTGGACTGACCGCGTCGTGACGGTCAGCGAGGACGGCCGCGAGTTCTTCGTCCGTCATCGTGGCGTTCCGCAGGATATCTGCCAGGTGATCTACAACGGCGTTCCCCTGGCGCGCTTCCTCGCGCAACCCGCCACGCCCGGCGCTTTTCGGCCCAGGCTGCGCTTTGGCACCGTGGGCCGCATGGTGCCCGCCAAGGCGCACGATGTTCTCATCCGTGCCTTTGCCCAGGTTCTGCAGCACTACCCGCAGGCGGAACTGCACATCGCCGGAGACGGAACGCTGGCTGCGGCGAATGCCGCCCTGGTGGAGCAACTCCAACTGAGGCAAAGCGTCCATCTGCCCGGCATCACCTCCGATCCTCCTTCGTTTTTGAAGGATCTCGACGTCTTCGTGCTCTCGTCCATCAGCGAGGGCATGCCGATTGTCGTCCAGGAAGCCATGGCCGCCAGCCTGCCCATTGTCAGCACGCGCATCGGCGGCGTTCCGGAGATGGCGCCCGAAGGCAGCGTCGCTTTTTATGCCGAACCGGGTGACGCCGGCAGTCTGGCTGCCGCGATGAGGCAAGCCGCCGCCAGCCCGGACCTCTCTGCCATGGGCGAGGCAGCGCGCCGGATCGCCTGCGAGCGATTCGGCATAGAGAAGACTCAATTGGAGTACGAGGCGCTGTTTCGCCGCCTGTTGGCCCGCTGA
- a CDS encoding glycosyltransferase has protein sequence MQRALAYARYLPACGCRLHVLTASNAAPPVRDEALVKMIPPGTPVHGAFTPEVPYGWRDWIWKRLAKPAPGSAGTKTQTRATECAAATVTTEISDTHETSNKIAPSGAVGPAMAHCADVAPPAPPSGWKHRAVSAVKRLFSPDPQVVWRPFALRKAAQLVRRHGIDTILVTVPPFSALRIGVDLKRQFPHLTLISDFRDQWVGYYLAQLDNSADDAFRRQLALSEERLAVESSDYVVTVTPEWTRALINRYPELPPAKFLTVPNGYDPEMFRHFRPRPHGTGRMVVTYMGSVYTNPVYSPQAWLDAVDSLQEEVRGQVETRFIGRVAREAEPMLRNRRAEVRLYGFLPQHQGFALLEETDYLLLLIGEKTVHSGKLFEYLATGKPVLAVTPPDGEVARVIAETGGGRVASAEDPEALRAMILEAWTHWRAGKVNSGFAPNAAAIEAYARPNTVALLARLTGITRGAA, from the coding sequence GTGCAGCGCGCCCTGGCCTACGCCCGTTATCTGCCCGCCTGCGGCTGCCGGCTCCATGTCCTGACCGCCAGCAACGCCGCGCCGCCCGTACGTGATGAGGCGCTGGTGAAGATGATCCCGCCCGGAACGCCCGTCCACGGCGCCTTCACGCCGGAGGTGCCCTATGGGTGGCGCGATTGGATCTGGAAGCGGCTGGCAAAGCCCGCCCCGGGCAGCGCAGGAACTAAGACTCAAACGCGGGCCACTGAATGCGCCGCCGCCACGGTGACGACTGAGATATCAGATACCCATGAGACGAGTAACAAAATTGCTCCGAGCGGCGCTGTAGGCCCAGCAATGGCACATTGTGCTGATGTGGCTCCACCCGCACCGCCCAGCGGCTGGAAGCACCGCGCCGTCTCCGCCGTCAAGCGCCTGTTCTCGCCGGACCCCCAGGTGGTCTGGCGGCCGTTCGCCCTGCGCAAGGCAGCCCAGTTGGTGCGCCGCCACGGCATCGATACCATTCTGGTGACAGTGCCCCCGTTTTCCGCCCTGCGCATCGGCGTCGATCTCAAGCGCCAATTCCCCCATCTCACTTTGATCAGTGACTTCCGCGATCAATGGGTCGGCTACTACCTCGCCCAATTGGACAACTCCGCCGACGACGCTTTCCGCCGCCAATTGGCCCTCAGCGAAGAGCGGCTCGCCGTCGAGTCCTCCGACTACGTCGTGACTGTGACACCGGAATGGACCCGAGCCCTTATCAACCGCTATCCCGAACTGCCGCCCGCGAAGTTTCTCACCGTGCCGAATGGCTACGATCCCGAGATGTTCCGCCACTTTCGGCCGCGGCCGCACGGCACAGGCCGCATGGTGGTCACCTACATGGGCAGCGTCTACACCAATCCGGTCTATTCGCCCCAAGCTTGGCTGGATGCCGTCGATAGCCTCCAGGAAGAGGTGCGCGGGCAGGTGGAGACGCGCTTCATCGGCCGCGTCGCCCGCGAGGCCGAACCGATGCTGAGAAACCGCCGCGCCGAGGTGCGCCTCTACGGGTTCCTGCCCCAGCACCAGGGCTTCGCGCTGTTGGAGGAGACCGATTATCTGCTGCTGTTGATCGGTGAGAAGACCGTCCATTCCGGCAAGCTGTTCGAGTATCTGGCCACCGGGAAACCGGTGCTGGCCGTCACGCCGCCGGATGGCGAGGTGGCCCGCGTGATCGCCGAGACCGGCGGCGGCAGAGTGGCTTCCGCCGAGGATCCGGAGGCGTTGCGGGCCATGATTCTGGAGGCCTGGACGCATTGGCGCGCCGGCAAAGTCAACTCCGGTTTCGCGCCTAACGCCGCCGCCATCGAGGCCTATGCCCGGCCCAACACGGTGGCGCTGCTGGCCCGCCTCACCGGCATCACGCGGGGCGCGGCATGA
- a CDS encoding nucleotide sugar dehydrogenase, which produces MSTKHFDSLIEKIGNKTAHVGVVGLGYVGLPLAVEFAKVGFTVTGIDVSENKVNQINQGISYIQDVPTEEVAALVKAGRLKATTDFAAVSGMDTINIAVPTPLRKTKDPDMSFVVSASQSIAEHARPGLLIILESTTYPGTTDELIQPMIEAKGLKVGEDIFLCFSPERVDPGNPNFQTHNIPKVVGGITAACTKAGATLYQQALETVVPVSSTRVAEMVKLLENTFRMINIGMVNELAMMCERININVWEVIDAAATKPFGFMPFYPGPGLGGHCIPIDPFYLSWKTKQAGIEARFIELAGYINGSMPHFVVDKVQNALNEQCKPLKGSNVHILGVAYKRDIDDVRESPALDIMHLLTRRGAVVTYSDPYIPSIDVEGVKHQSLPIDAAVASSDCVVIITDHKQVDYASVVEHARLIVDTRNALKKFSDPKIFRL; this is translated from the coding sequence ATGAGCACTAAGCATTTCGACTCGCTGATTGAGAAGATCGGCAACAAGACCGCCCACGTTGGCGTGGTGGGCCTGGGCTATGTCGGCCTGCCACTCGCCGTCGAGTTCGCCAAGGTGGGGTTTACCGTCACCGGTATCGATGTCTCCGAGAACAAGGTCAACCAAATCAACCAAGGCATCAGCTATATCCAGGACGTGCCAACCGAAGAGGTCGCCGCGCTCGTCAAGGCGGGCCGCCTGAAGGCGACCACCGATTTCGCCGCTGTCAGCGGCATGGACACCATCAACATCGCGGTCCCCACGCCGCTGCGCAAGACCAAGGACCCGGACATGAGTTTCGTGGTCTCTGCGTCCCAGTCCATCGCCGAACACGCCCGGCCCGGCTTGCTGATTATCCTGGAATCCACCACCTATCCCGGCACCACCGACGAGTTGATTCAGCCCATGATCGAGGCCAAGGGGTTGAAGGTTGGCGAGGATATCTTCCTCTGCTTCTCACCCGAGCGCGTCGACCCCGGCAATCCCAACTTCCAAACCCACAACATCCCCAAAGTAGTCGGCGGCATCACCGCCGCCTGCACTAAGGCCGGCGCCACCCTCTATCAGCAGGCGCTCGAAACCGTGGTGCCGGTCAGCTCCACACGCGTCGCCGAAATGGTGAAGCTGTTGGAAAACACATTCCGCATGATCAACATCGGCATGGTGAACGAGCTCGCCATGATGTGCGAACGCATCAACATCAATGTCTGGGAGGTCATCGACGCCGCCGCCACCAAGCCCTTCGGTTTCATGCCTTTCTATCCCGGCCCCGGCCTCGGCGGCCACTGCATCCCTATCGATCCGTTCTATCTTTCCTGGAAGACCAAGCAGGCCGGCATCGAAGCGCGCTTTATTGAGCTCGCCGGCTATATCAACGGCTCCATGCCGCACTTCGTCGTCGACAAGGTGCAGAACGCGCTCAATGAGCAGTGCAAGCCGCTGAAGGGCTCCAATGTCCATATCCTCGGCGTCGCCTACAAGCGCGACATCGACGATGTGCGCGAATCCCCGGCGCTCGATATCATGCACCTGCTGACGCGGCGCGGCGCCGTGGTTACCTACTCCGATCCCTATATCCCCTCGATCGACGTCGAGGGCGTCAAGCACCAGAGCTTGCCTATCGATGCCGCCGTCGCCTCCTCCGATTGCGTCGTCATCATCACCGATCACAAGCAAGTGGATTACGCCTCGGTGGTGGAGCACGCCCGCCTGATTGTCGATACGCGCAATGCGCTGAAGAAATTCTCCGATCCGAAGATCTTCCGGCTTTAG